A genomic region of Nostoc sp. UHCC 0702 contains the following coding sequences:
- a CDS encoding FG-GAP repeat protein yields MADVVFNLSDLNDSITNAPPQLDLNGSDEAGIDFATTFYRGTPVSIVDSDFTLTDANSSTLVGVTITLSVNSGLGEFEFLNADTTGTNITASYNYDSSSSTGILTLTGTDTIANYEQVLRSITYNNTAPIVTLGPSIQFIVDDGEAESNTSAVATTTISVTNQSAISVVFNFSDLDGFVINGIDPGDRSGFSVSKAGDINGDGIDDLIIGAPSAYGQSSPGESYVVFGNSSGFSASLDLSSLDGSNGFVLNGIDAGDRSGFSVSGAGDINGDGIDDLIIGALFADPNGQSDAGESYVVFGSSTGFSASLDLSSLDGSNGFVLNGVDANDLNGFSVSSAGDVNGDGIDDLIIVAPVATPSNGVERAGEAYVVFGSTSGFSASIDLSSLDGNNGFVINGPQAFAYSNRNFGSAGDINGDGLDDLIIVGNRTQEIYVVLSKSEGFGATLDLPTLDGSNGFVFIGANSVAYSFPSFSSAGDINGDGFDDLIIGATGSNNSSTLQFSGASYVVFGKNDGFSARFGSSSLDGSNGFVINGIDDAEFLGSSVSSAGDFNGDGFDDLIIRGSRSYLLFGKSSGFSANFDLSFLDGRNGFVLSNFYRSAGDINGDGFDDLISGAPSADPDGRENAGQSYVIFGFATRSMDEPPVAVNDIVTTDEDTPVNISVLANDIPLDNPLTVVTVNTTPVTVGIPITLSSGALLTLNADGTFTYNPNGEFETLAVGESSSDSFTYTVSDDTFISTARVNLTINGVNDAPTAVTAVLNLSSLDGSNGFVINDIDVGDYSGSSVSSAGDINGDGIDDLIIGARSADPNGQSSAGESYVVFGKSSGFSASLNLSDLDGSNGFVINGIDVRDYSGSSVSSAGDINGDGIDDLIIGARSADPNGQFSAGESYVVFGKSSGFSASLNLSDLDGSNGFVINGIDGGDVSGISVSSAGDINGDGIDDLIIGASYADPNGQFSAGESYVVFGSSSGFGASLNLSDLDGSNGFVINGIDGGDNSGSSVSSAGDINGDGIDDLIIGARSADPNGQFSAGESYVVFGKSSGFSASLNLSSLDGSNGFVINGIDAFDFSGRSVSSAGDINGDGIDDLIIGASYADPNGQYNAGESYVVFGSSSGFGASLNLSALDGSNGFVINGIDVGDYSGISVSSAGDINGDGIDDLIIGARNADPNGQSSAGESYVVFGSSSGFSASLNLSDLDGSNGFVINGIDANRLLGGSVSSAGDINGDSIDDLIIGAEGSGFLSRFSGSSYVVFGFTTAATTNEDTAVNILASNILRRYTDIDGDTLSITGFTNPSNGTLTLNDNGTASVSHDDYFVYTPNANYNGTDSFTYTVSDGNGGSIDGTFNLNVKPVNDAPIVANAIADITTTENSVFSFTLDANTFTDVDAGDTLTYTATLADNNLLPDWLAFNGDTRTFSGTADATDVGIINLKVIATDTSNASVSEIFDLTVTPLNFTGTRGRDVLTGTASNNTIDGKGGNDDLSGGAGDDVLIGGTGSDVLTGGTGNDLFVYTNIRDARDRITDFSPGADKIVFTELFASLNLDSLNYETATAQGYLGFRSQGNNTAVLIDPDGLTGRAVPTNLLTVLDVSSNSLANADNFVF; encoded by the coding sequence ATGGCTGATGTAGTCTTTAATCTCTCTGATCTAAATGACAGCATTACCAATGCTCCCCCGCAACTAGACCTGAATGGCAGCGATGAGGCTGGTATTGATTTTGCCACTACCTTTTATCGCGGCACTCCAGTCTCTATAGTTGATAGCGACTTCACCTTAACGGATGCCAACAGTAGCACCTTGGTGGGTGTCACTATTACTCTTAGTGTTAACTCTGGTTTGGGTGAATTTGAGTTTTTGAACGCCGATACTACTGGCACAAATATAACTGCTAGCTACAATTACGACTCAAGTTCATCAACAGGCATTCTCACCCTGACGGGGACAGATACAATAGCCAATTACGAGCAAGTATTGCGTTCAATTACCTACAACAATACTGCCCCTATCGTAACACTCGGACCCTCGATTCAATTTATCGTTGATGATGGCGAAGCCGAATCCAACACCAGTGCGGTGGCTACCACAACCATCTCCGTCACCAATCAATCTGCCATTTCGGTTGTATTTAACTTCTCTGACCTGGATGGCTTCGTAATTAACGGCATTGATCCAGGCGATCGCTCAGGCTTTTCCGTCAGCAAAGCGGGAGACATCAACGGCGATGGCATCGACGACTTGATTATTGGGGCACCGAGTGCTTACGGACAGTCTAGTCCTGGAGAGAGCTACGTAGTATTTGGCAACAGTAGCGGCTTTAGTGCCAGCCTTGACCTCTCATCCCTAGATGGCAGTAACGGCTTTGTACTCAACGGCATTGATGCAGGCGATCGCTCAGGCTTCTCAGTCAGCGGTGCGGGAGACATTAACGGCGACGGCATTGATGACCTGATTATCGGGGCACTCTTTGCCGACCCCAACGGTCAGTCTGATGCAGGGGAGAGCTATGTGGTGTTTGGCAGTAGCACAGGCTTTAGTGCCAGCCTCGACTTATCGTCCTTGGACGGCAGCAATGGTTTCGTGCTAAACGGTGTTGATGCCAATGACTTGAATGGCTTCTCCGTCAGCAGCGCGGGAGATGTCAACGGCGATGGTATAGATGACTTGATTATCGTGGCACCGGTTGCCACCCCCAGCAATGGTGTGGAAAGAGCCGGAGAGGCCTACGTAGTCTTTGGCAGCACTAGTGGCTTTAGTGCCAGTATCGACCTCTCGTCTTTGGATGGTAACAACGGCTTTGTGATCAACGGCCCCCAAGCATTTGCTTATTCCAACAGAAATTTCGGTAGTGCAGGGGACATTAACGGTGATGGCTTGGATGACCTGATTATTGTGGGAAATAGAACACAGGAGATCTACGTAGTCTTGAGCAAAAGTGAGGGCTTTGGTGCTACCCTCGACCTACCGACTTTGGACGGCAGCAATGGCTTCGTGTTTATAGGCGCTAACTCGGTTGCATACTCATTTCCCTCTTTCAGCAGTGCAGGAGACATTAACGGTGATGGCTTCGACGACCTGATTATCGGGGCAACAGGTAGCAACAACAGCTCGACATTACAGTTCAGTGGAGCAAGCTATGTGGTGTTTGGCAAGAATGACGGCTTTAGTGCCAGGTTCGGCTCATCGTCTCTGGATGGTAGCAATGGCTTTGTAATTAACGGCATTGATGATGCAGAATTCTTAGGCTCCTCCGTCAGCAGTGCTGGGGATTTTAACGGCGATGGCTTCGACGACCTGATTATCCGCGGTAGTAGGAGCTACCTGTTGTTTGGCAAGAGTAGCGGCTTTAGTGCCAACTTCGATCTATCTTTCCTAGATGGTAGAAATGGCTTTGTCCTCTCAAATTTTTACCGTAGTGCGGGGGACATCAATGGGGATGGCTTTGACGACCTGATTAGTGGGGCACCGAGTGCCGACCCCGATGGACGGGAAAATGCTGGACAGAGCTACGTCATCTTTGGCTTTGCCACTAGGTCTATGGATGAACCTCCAGTGGCAGTGAATGACATAGTTACTACCGACGAAGACACCCCTGTTAACATTTCTGTCTTAGCCAACGACATCCCCCTAGACAACCCCTTAACGGTGGTGACTGTCAACACTACTCCGGTAACTGTTGGCATTCCCATTACTTTGAGTTCAGGTGCTTTACTCACCCTGAATGCTGATGGCACTTTCACCTATAATCCCAATGGTGAATTTGAAACTTTGGCTGTGGGTGAAAGCAGTAGCGACAGCTTCACCTATACTGTCAGCGATGACACCTTTATTAGTACAGCTAGGGTCAATTTGACCATTAATGGAGTAAATGACGCACCCACAGCAGTTACAGCAGTTTTGAACCTCTCTTCCCTGGATGGCAGCAACGGCTTCGTAATTAACGATATTGATGTGGGTGACTACTCAGGCTCCTCCGTCAGCAGTGCGGGAGACATTAACGGCGACGGCATTGATGACCTGATTATCGGGGCACGCAGTGCCGACCCCAACGGGCAGTCTAGTGCTGGGGAAAGCTACGTGGTGTTTGGCAAAAGTAGTGGTTTTAGTGCCAGTCTCAACCTCTCTGACCTGGATGGCAGCAACGGCTTTGTGATTAACGGTATTGATGTGCGTGACTACTCAGGCTCCTCCGTCAGCAGTGCGGGAGACATTAACGGCGACGGCATTGATGACCTGATTATCGGGGCACGCAGTGCCGACCCCAACGGTCAGTTTAGTGCTGGGGAAAGCTACGTGGTGTTTGGCAAAAGTAGTGGTTTTAGTGCCAGTCTCAACCTCTCTGACCTGGATGGCAGCAATGGTTTTGTGATTAACGGCATTGATGGGGGTGACGTCTCAGGTATCTCCGTCAGCAGTGCAGGGGACATTAACGGCGACGGCATCGATGACCTGATTATCGGGGCATCCTATGCCGACCCCAACGGGCAGTTTAGTGCTGGGGAAAGCTACGTGGTATTTGGCAGCAGCAGTGGCTTTGGCGCTAGTCTCAACCTCTCTGACCTGGATGGCAGCAATGGTTTTGTGATTAACGGTATTGATGGGGGTGACAACTCAGGCTCCTCCGTCAGCAGTGCGGGAGACATTAACGGCGACGGCATTGATGACCTGATTATCGGGGCACGCAGTGCCGACCCCAACGGGCAGTTTAGTGCAGGGGAAAGCTACGTGGTATTTGGCAAAAGTAGTGGTTTTAGTGCCAGTCTCAACCTCTCTTCCCTGGATGGCAGCAACGGCTTTGTGATTAACGGCATTGATGCTTTTGACTTTTCAGGCAGATCTGTCAGCAGTGCGGGAGACATTAACGGCGACGGCATTGACGACCTGATTATCGGGGCATCCTATGCCGACCCCAACGGGCAGTATAATGCTGGGGAAAGCTACGTGGTGTTTGGCAGCAGTAGTGGCTTTGGCGCCAGTCTCAACCTCTCTGCCCTGGATGGCAGCAATGGTTTTGTGATTAACGGTATTGATGTGGGTGACTACTCAGGTATCTCCGTCAGCAGTGCGGGAGACATTAACGGCGACGGCATCGATGACCTGATTATCGGGGCAAGAAATGCCGACCCCAACGGTCAGTCTAGTGCTGGGGAAAGCTACGTAGTATTTGGCAGCAGCAGTGGCTTTAGTGCCAGCCTCAACCTCTCTGACCTGGATGGCAGCAACGGCTTTGTGATTAACGGCATTGATGCGAATCGGCTCCTTGGTGGCTCCGTCAGCAGTGCCGGAGACATTAACGGCGACAGCATTGACGACCTGATTATCGGGGCAGAAGGCAGTGGCTTCCTTAGTCGATTTTCTGGGTCGAGCTATGTGGTGTTTGGCTTTACGACTGCGGCTACTACCAACGAAGATACTGCTGTTAACATCCTTGCTAGCAATATTCTACGTAGATATACAGATATCGATGGCGACACTTTAAGCATCACTGGCTTCACTAACCCCAGTAACGGCACACTGACGCTTAACGACAACGGTACAGCTAGCGTTAGCCATGACGACTACTTCGTCTACACCCCCAATGCCAACTACAACGGCACTGACAGCTTCACCTACACTGTCAGCGATGGTAATGGTGGTAGCATCGATGGTACTTTTAACCTCAACGTCAAGCCAGTCAACGATGCCCCCATTGTTGCCAATGCCATTGCAGATATCACCACCACTGAAAATAGTGTTTTCAGTTTCACATTAGATGCCAATACCTTTACTGATGTCGATGCAGGCGACACTTTAACCTACACTGCCACCCTCGCTGACAATAACCTCCTACCCGACTGGCTGGCCTTCAACGGCGACACCCGCACCTTTAGTGGCACAGCAGATGCTACAGATGTGGGCATCATTAACCTGAAAGTAATTGCTACTGACACGAGTAATGCGAGTGTGAGTGAAATCTTTGATTTAACAGTCACTCCCCTCAACTTCACGGGAACTAGAGGTAGAGATGTCCTCACAGGAACAGCTAGCAACAACACCATTGATGGCAAAGGTGGTAATGATGATCTTTCTGGTGGTGCTGGTGATGATGTTCTCATTGGTGGCACTGGTAGCGATGTTCTCACTGGTGGTACAGGCAATGACTTGTTTGTCTATACCAATATCCGCGATGCCAGAGACAGAATCACTGATTTTTCACCTGGTGCGGACAAGATTGTTTTTACTGAATTATTTGCCAGTTTGAACCTCGACAGTCTCAATTATGAAACTGCAACTGCACAAGGTTATTTAGGCTTTAGATCTCAAGGCAATAATACCGCTGTGCTGATTGACCCGGATGGCTTAACAGGTCGGGCTGTACCGACGAATTTGTTGACGGTACTGGATGTATCGTCAAATAGCTTAGCCAATGCGGATAACTTTGTTTTCTAA
- a CDS encoding DUF4915 domain-containing protein, which yields MIDNKLVEKYQDKLWLLNSGRGEFRFADFKRGVFEPVVFCPGYMCGCAFH from the coding sequence ATTATTGATAATAAGCTTGTAGAAAAGTATCAAGACAAACTCTGGCTACTCAACTCTGGGAGGGGAGAGTTTCGCTTTGCCGACTTCAAACGGGGAGTATTTGAACCAGTGGTCTTTTGTCCAGGATACATGTGTGGTTGTGCTTTTCACTGA
- a CDS encoding DUF4912 domain-containing protein, which translates to MWQQEKKDSAIANLALLLALATTPTAANLFVSAPLLAQSATETPSFPLPQTVDNGATVRIDGSSDLATINQNLKQSFEKQFAGTKVEVATNSTEAALKALVDGQVDLVGMSRGLTPEEKAQGLEQVRLRREKIAIVVGADNPFKGSLTDRQFARIFRGRITDWSQLGGTAGKIRVIDRPTTSEIRKTLSNYPVFKAAKFATGDNATQIAEDNTAEIIKQLGKDGISYGIASQVSKLPGVRVLQLHQTLPDDPKYPFSQPIVYVYKKNPSPAIAGFLGFTLAKPGQQAMEEARTAEANAIAKGESQTLLTAATATPTPEATSATTATPTPELKPTEQQPVPTAVSNPVAQGQFWWLLLPLALLTGLVTWLLRRMPSDARQTDNIPDSTPNSPALTDNTGVALPVTEPVTETPSNQTTSNFAAEEIPTDSNLSQTTTPALSDTAENITNPGAAALAGGATVAAISATATNTEAANQQIKATDSLNTYTEVDPYDLGESPWDIEAPAAVVNTSYPQILDISKNTPNVQPPTVEDTNIISDQPDVSIVASSPVEVADEPTAEQPQPESNWLEDITRANISSTTEETENTTQVNPAELFSSESAEVTPDLEWPTQVFSDVIPEQSDVAPVASAEDEAIAVPKDSTAEQLQAELHRLDEITSTESATEGAASIWPEFGETTEFPNAWPTAEVTTPLPELPDLTEEAFNVVADEAELTDDETISNFSEQTEDFTQPGLADFAESAAITGAGIGAWASIYGIQDSTESQVQAQNSSNDNIVTEDEQSSIVLTPRTPQSADVSWQISATDKQALQASGSRLALLLYDVTGLDLSYQTPQLVQQYVCQEATHQYSVTIPQSDRDYIAEIGYVTDGDNWVILARSAIVRVFSLPYTDETVAHQLLPEDEHSTIVLTPKTPLWADVSWQISATDKQALQASGSQLELRLYDVTGLDLSYQTPQLLQQYNCEQATHQPYVAIPQSDRDYIAEIGYVTGDNWVKIARSAIVRVFSVTDTNDTGLHQLLPENEHTSVVLTPRTPLWADVSWQISATDKQALHAAASPLALRLYDVTGLDLSYQTPQLLQQYVCEEATHQRFVAIPKSDRDYITELGYVTDGDNWVKLARSAIVRVFSPPDGDFWFLADAELIIHGATQPGATVTIAGNPVTLKSDGTFHLRIPLRDNFIDYLITAAAANGEQTKTIHKKFSQETLES; encoded by the coding sequence ATGTGGCAACAAGAAAAAAAAGATAGTGCGATCGCAAATCTGGCATTATTACTGGCATTAGCTACCACCCCTACGGCGGCGAATCTCTTCGTGTCTGCACCCCTGCTGGCACAATCTGCTACTGAGACTCCCTCTTTCCCACTGCCGCAAACAGTGGACAATGGGGCTACGGTGCGGATTGATGGTTCCAGTGATTTGGCTACAATCAACCAAAACTTAAAACAAAGTTTTGAGAAACAGTTTGCTGGCACTAAGGTAGAAGTTGCTACTAACAGCACAGAAGCCGCACTGAAAGCTTTAGTCGATGGACAAGTTGATTTAGTGGGGATGAGTCGCGGCTTGACTCCAGAAGAAAAAGCACAAGGTTTGGAACAAGTCCGCCTCCGCCGAGAAAAAATTGCGATCGTGGTTGGTGCAGATAATCCTTTTAAGGGAAGCTTGACTGATAGGCAATTCGCAAGAATTTTCCGAGGGAGAATTACAGATTGGTCGCAACTGGGAGGAACTGCGGGTAAAATTAGAGTCATAGACCGCCCCACAACCAGCGAGATTCGCAAAACGTTAAGCAATTACCCTGTTTTTAAAGCTGCTAAATTTGCTACAGGTGACAATGCTACCCAAATAGCAGAAGATAACACCGCAGAAATCATCAAACAATTGGGTAAAGACGGTATCAGCTATGGAATAGCGAGTCAGGTGTCAAAGCTGCCAGGTGTGCGAGTTCTTCAGCTACATCAAACTTTGCCAGACGACCCCAAGTATCCTTTTTCACAACCAATAGTATACGTTTATAAGAAAAATCCCAGCCCAGCCATAGCAGGTTTTCTCGGCTTTACCTTGGCTAAGCCAGGACAACAGGCTATGGAAGAAGCTAGAACTGCTGAAGCAAATGCGATCGCTAAAGGTGAATCGCAAACATTATTAACAGCAGCAACTGCCACACCCACCCCAGAGGCAACATCAGCAACAACTGCCACACCCACCCCAGAACTGAAACCTACTGAACAGCAACCTGTACCCACTGCGGTATCTAATCCAGTAGCCCAAGGGCAATTTTGGTGGTTGCTGTTGCCTTTGGCTTTGCTCACTGGATTGGTAACCTGGCTTCTGAGAAGGATGCCATCGGATGCCAGGCAAACAGATAACATACCAGACTCAACTCCCAATTCCCCCGCGCTAACAGATAACACAGGCGTTGCTTTGCCTGTCACTGAGCCTGTAACTGAAACCCCATCCAACCAGACGACATCAAATTTTGCAGCAGAGGAAATCCCCACAGACTCTAACTTGAGTCAAACCACAACCCCAGCCTTATCTGACACAGCAGAAAATATCACCAACCCTGGAGCCGCAGCTTTAGCAGGAGGTGCCACCGTAGCAGCCATTTCGGCTACAGCTACCAACACAGAAGCAGCTAATCAACAAATAAAAGCTACAGATAGTTTAAATACTTATACGGAAGTAGACCCTTACGATCTAGGAGAATCTCCTTGGGACATAGAAGCACCAGCGGCTGTTGTCAATACTTCATACCCACAAATCTTAGATATCTCTAAAAATACACCTAATGTCCAACCGCCTACGGTGGAAGACACAAACATAATTTCTGACCAGCCAGATGTTTCAATAGTGGCATCTTCCCCTGTTGAAGTGGCTGACGAACCCACAGCAGAACAACCCCAGCCAGAATCAAACTGGCTAGAAGACATTACAAGAGCAAACATCTCATCTACTACTGAAGAAACTGAAAATACCACACAAGTCAATCCTGCTGAACTATTCTCAAGTGAATCTGCCGAAGTCACGCCGGATTTAGAATGGCCCACACAAGTATTTTCGGATGTAATTCCTGAACAATCAGATGTAGCGCCAGTGGCATCTGCTGAAGATGAGGCTATTGCAGTGCCAAAAGACTCGACAGCAGAACAACTGCAAGCAGAATTGCATCGGCTAGATGAAATTACCTCAACTGAAAGTGCAACTGAAGGTGCGGCAAGTATTTGGCCTGAATTTGGCGAGACTACAGAATTCCCAAATGCTTGGCCCACCGCAGAAGTGACAACTCCACTGCCTGAACTGCCAGATCTCACAGAAGAGGCGTTTAATGTGGTAGCCGACGAGGCTGAACTGACAGATGATGAAACAATCTCTAACTTCTCAGAACAAACAGAAGATTTTACTCAACCAGGCTTAGCAGATTTTGCAGAAAGTGCAGCCATCACAGGAGCAGGAATTGGGGCATGGGCTAGTATTTATGGCATTCAGGACAGCACTGAATCACAGGTGCAGGCGCAAAATTCTAGCAATGACAACATAGTTACAGAAGATGAACAAAGCAGTATTGTGCTAACACCACGCACTCCTCAGTCGGCTGATGTCTCGTGGCAGATTTCAGCAACTGACAAGCAAGCACTGCAAGCATCTGGTTCTCGATTAGCACTGCTACTTTATGATGTGACTGGGCTAGACTTGAGTTATCAAACTCCCCAACTAGTGCAGCAGTATGTTTGCCAAGAAGCAACACATCAGTACTCTGTAACCATTCCTCAAAGCGATCGCGATTACATTGCAGAAATCGGCTATGTTACTGATGGTGATAATTGGGTAATACTAGCGCGTTCAGCCATTGTTCGCGTTTTCAGTCTTCCCTATACAGATGAAACTGTCGCTCATCAACTACTGCCAGAAGATGAACACAGCACTATTGTGCTGACACCCAAAACTCCTCTGTGGGCTGATGTTTCGTGGCAGATTTCTGCAACTGACAAGCAAGCACTGCAAGCATCTGGCTCTCAATTAGAACTGCGACTATATGATGTGACTGGGCTAGATTTGAGTTATCAAACTCCCCAACTATTACAGCAGTATAACTGCGAACAAGCAACACATCAGCCCTACGTGGCGATTCCTCAAAGCGATCGCGATTACATTGCAGAAATTGGCTATGTCACTGGCGATAATTGGGTAAAAATAGCACGTTCAGCCATTGTTCGCGTTTTCAGTGTCACCGACACAAACGACACTGGGCTGCATCAACTACTGCCAGAAAATGAACACACCAGTGTTGTGCTGACACCCAGGACTCCGCTGTGGGCCGATGTCTCGTGGCAGATTTCTGCAACTGACAAGCAAGCACTGCACGCCGCAGCTTCACCATTAGCACTGCGACTATATGATGTGACTGGGCTAGACTTGAGTTATCAAACTCCCCAACTATTACAGCAGTATGTTTGCGAAGAAGCAACACATCAGCGCTTCGTAGCGATTCCCAAAAGCGATCGCGATTACATCACAGAACTCGGCTATGTCACCGATGGCGATAATTGGGTGAAACTAGCGCGTTCAGCCATTGTTCGCGTGTTCAGTCCTCCTGATGGAGATTTCTGGTTTCTAGCCGATGCTGAACTAATTATCCACGGAGCAACACAGCCAGGTGCAACCGTGACTATTGCAGGTAATCCTGTCACACTCAAATCAGATGGTACTTTCCACTTGCGTATCCCCTTAAGAGACAACTTCATCGACTATCTAATCACAGCAGCTGCTGCTAACGGAGAACAAACTAAAACCATCCACAAAAAGTTCTCGCAAGAAACTTTGGAAAGTTAG